One part of the Solanum dulcamara chromosome 8, daSolDulc1.2, whole genome shotgun sequence genome encodes these proteins:
- the LOC129900990 gene encoding ankyrin repeat-containing protein At5g02620-like gives MMDPLVGKTVAPRKKMTKQLTGKRDDSSLHAAARSGNLVAIREILDETGEEDLAELMIKQNSAGETALYVAAEYGYYQLVRDMIHYYDLVTAGIKARNGYDALHIAAKQGDLDMVKVLMEAHPELSMTVDISNTTALHTAANQGHIEVVNYLLEAESSLATIAKSNGKTALHSAARNGHLQVVKALLSKEPGIATRMDKKGQTALHMGVKGQNLEVVEELTRADPSLINMVDNKGNTALHIASRKGRDQIVKLLLTQNETDTSVVNRSKESALDTAEKLGQAELVAVLQEYGVQSARSIKPQTINPERELKKTVSDIKHGVNYQLETTALTRRRIQDIAKRVYKMHAQGLNNAINSTTVVAVLIATVAFGGIFQINGQWVDDPDDIPPDHTLGEANIGPNPAFLVFFIFDSLSLFIALAVVVVQTTIVVIESRAKKKMMSIINKLMWVACLFISIAYLSLSYVVVGDHNLWMPVLISFIGASIMSTTLGTLCYWIVTNRIRSSNKRSFRKNSGANRSRSWSASVFSDSDALNNEYKKIYAI, from the exons ATGATGGATCCTCTGGTAGGTAAGACAGTGGCGCCACGTAAAAAGATGACAAAACAATTGACAGGGAAAAGGGATGATAGTTCCTTGCATGCAGCAGCTAGATCTGGAAATCTCGTCGCGATAAGAGAGATTCTTGATGAGACAGGGGAGGAAGATTTGGCAGAGTTGATGATAAAGCAAAATTCAGCTGGAGAGACTGCATTGTATGTTGCAGCAGAATATGGTTATTATCAGTTGGTTAGGGATATGATACATTACTATGATCTTGTAACTGCTGGAATCAAAGCTAGGAACGGTTATGATGCTTTGCACATTGCTGCCAAACAAGGAGATTTAG ATATGGTAAAGGTACTAATGGAGGCACATCCAGAGCTCTCAATGACAGTTGATATTTCAAATACTACAGCTTTGCATACAGCTGCAAACCAAGGGCATATAGAGGTGGTGAATTATCTACTGGAGGCAGAGAGTAGTTTGGCCACCATAGCTAAAAGTAACGGTAAAACAGCGTTGCACTCTGCTGCAAGAAATGGACATTTACAGGTTGTGAAGGCTCTTTTGAGTAAGGAGCCAGGGATTGCTACAAGGATGGATAAAAAGGGGCAAACTGCACTTCATATGGGTGTCAAAGGACAAAATCTTGAAGTTGTGGAGGAGTTGACTAGAGCTGATCCTTCATTGATAAATATGGTTGACAATAAGGGAAATACTGCTTTGCATATTGCTTCTCGGAAAGGCAGGGATCAG ATTGTCAAGTTGCTGCTTACGCAAAATGAAACAGACACTAGTGTCGTCAACAGGTCCAAAGAGTCAGCCCTTGACACTGCAGAGAAACTAGGACAGGCTGAATTAGTAGCCGTCTTGCAGGAATATGGCGTTCAAAGTGCTAGATCCATCAAGCCACAGACAATAAATCCAGAAAGAGAATTGAAGAAAACTGTAAGCGACATAAAGCACGGGGTGAACTATCAATTGGAGACTACAGCTCTAACAAGGAGACGTATACAAGACATTGCCAAGCGTGTGTACAAAATGCACGCGCAAGGCCTTAACAATGCAATAAATTCTACCACGGTTGTCGCTGTGCTCATTGCCACGGTTGCCTTTGGAGGAATCTTTCAAATCAATGGCCAATGGGTTGATGATCCCGACGATATCCCACCTGATCATACCCTTGGAGAAGCAAATATTGGTCCAAATCCAGCATTTTTAGTTTTCTTCATCTTCGACTCATTATCCTTATTTATCGCTCTTGCTGTCGTGGTTGTCCAAACAACTATCGTGGTAATAGAAAGCAGAGCCAAGAAGAAGATGATGTCGATTATAAACAAGCTAATGTGGGTGGCATGCTTGTTCATTTCAATTGCTTACTTGTCCCTATCGTATGTTGTTGTAGGTGATCACAATTTGTGGATGCCTGTATTAATTTCCTTTATAGGAGCAAGCATAATGTCTACGACGCTGGGAACATTGTGTTACTGGATCGTTACGAACCGGATAAGGTCATCAAACAAGAGGAGCTTCCGAAAGAACTCTGGGGCCAACAGGTCGCGGTCGTGGTCAGCATCAGTCTTCTCAGATTCAGATGCTCTAAACAATgaatacaagaaaatatatGCTATATAG